A window of Babesia microti strain RI chromosome III, complete genome contains these coding sequences:
- a CDS encoding TNF receptor-associated protein 1 (overlaps_old_locusTagID:BBM_III03625) codes for MLTKIAAQNAMRRLNIKCNHLRYVTSLNNYIFKFSRRYMSAESQKMEFKAETKKLLQIVAHSLYKDKEIFVRELISNASDALEKLRFLEAIQQELVNSKLDPEMPLKIVVKVDKDAKTFTIQDTGIGMTKDDVIENLGTIAKSGSLAFIEQQGLSNDDKGNAIIGQFGVGFYSSFVVSNKVEVFTRNYNGLPGVHWVSDGMGEFTISEINESPRGTKIVCHLRDDCVDFCDFNKIKTVCEKFSSFISFPLYIEKEGKEVEVTSQKALWLQNDASDEEHTAFFRHLSNTSWGEPFYKFYYKTDAPLSIKSLFYIPEDAPNRMFQAGNNDVGVSLYSKRVLIKKSADSIIPKWLFFIKGVIDCDDMPLNVSREEMQNSLLIGKLGKTIVLRVLKFLHDEAKRDVDKYNKFYNKYSYYIKEGLLDQAHTNGPYKESLEALLRFESSLGSENELVSLDQYIQTMKEGQQNIYVFCASNRATAMASPYMEIFNRRERNVLLMYDEIDEFVAMNIQKYKDKKIVSIDSPEDDFEPNLEQLDTTDDLKTLSGEEQDKVVSFFKEVIPKVSSVKFSDRLVDSPAVATGFLSSALRKVMKATMKGSTEGNNSLNDLPCSIELNSKHIIITQLHKLIDFNRPVAEIVAKQVYDNACIAAGIVDDPRIMLDRLNKLVESVVKYATVHDSTN; via the exons ATGCTAACAAAAATAGCTGCGCAAAATGCAATGAGGcgtttaaatataaaatgcAATCATTTAAGATATGTGACTTCgttaaacaattatatatttaagtTTTCTAGGAGATATATGTCTGCGGAATCTCAA AAAATGGAATTTAAAGCTGAGACTAAGAAGTTACTGCAAATTGTTGCTCATTCGCTGTATAAGGACAaagaaatttttgttagGGAACTAATTAGTAACGCTTCCGACGCTTTGGAGAAGTTGAGATTCCTTGAAGCAATTCAACAAGAATTGGTTAACTCTAAATTGGACCCCGAAATGCCGCttaaaattgttgtaaaAGTGGATAAAGATGCTAAAACTTTTACCATACAg GATACGGGTATTGGAATGACCAAAGATGATGTAATTGAAAACCTAGGAACGATAGCCAAATCTGGATCTCTTGCCTTTATTGAACAACAAGGATTGAGTAATGACGACAAGGGGAATGCCATAATTGGACAATTTGGTGTAGGGTTCTACTCCTCATTTGTGGTATCGAATAAAGTGGAGGTTTTTACTCGCAATTACAATGGATTGCCCGGTGTTCATTGGGTTTCAGATGGCATGGGTGAATTTACAATAAG CGAAATCAATGAATCTCCACGAGGAACAAAGATTGTTTGCCACTTACGAGATGACTGTGTCgatttttgcgattttaacaaaataaaaacGGTTTGCGAAAAATTCTCAAGTTTCATCAGTTTCCCTCTGTACATAGAAAAGGAAGGGAAAGAAGTAGAAGTCACTTCGCAAAAGGCTTTATGGTTGCAAAATGATGCGAGCGATGAAGAACATACGGCTTTCTTTAGACATCTAAGTAATACAAGTTGGGGAGAACCATTTTATAAGTTCTACTACAAAACGGATGCACCACTGTCCATTAAG tCCCTGTTTTATATTCCAGAAGACGCCCCAAACCGAATGTTTCAAGCTGGCAATAACGATGTAGGCGTCTCTCTTTACTCCAA ACGCGTgctaattaaaaaatcagCTGATAGTATCATCCCCAAGTGGCTATTCTTTATAAAAGGAGTGATAGATTGTGATGATATGCCCCTAAACGTGTCCCGAGAGGAGATGCAAAATTCGCTGCTTATTGGCAAACTTGGAAAGACAATCGTACTCAGAGTGTTAAAATTCCTGCATGATGAAGCAAAAAGAGATGTTGATAAGTACAATAAGTTTTACAACAAATACTCTTATTACATCAAAGAGGGCTTGCTAGATCAGGCACATACCAATGGGCCTTACAAGGAATCCCTTGAGGCACTACTTCGCTTTGAATCCTCATTGGGAAGTGAAAACGAATTAGTGTCACTTGATCAATATATACAGACTATGAAGGAGGGACAGCAAAATATATACGTATTTTGCGCATCCAACCGCGCCACCGCTATGGCATCCCCCTATATGGAAATTTTCAATAGAAGAGAACGCAATGTGTTGTTGATGtatgatgaaattgatgaattcGTCGCCATGAacatacaaaaatataaagaCAAGAAAATTGTCTCTATTGATTCGCCTGAGGATGATTTTGAACCCAATCTAGAGCAGTTGGACACCACTGACGACTTGAAAACACTTTCTGGCGAAGAACAAGACAAAGTTGTATCATTCTTCAAG GAGGTAATACCTAAGGTATCATCTGTTAAGTTTTCGGATCGCCTAGTAGATTCACCAGCGGTAGCCACAGGTTTCTTATCATCTGCTCTGAGGAAGGTGATGAAGGCGACCATGAAGGGTTCCACCGAGGGCAATAACA GCTTGAATGACTTGCCCTGTTCAATTGAGTTGAACAGCAAACATATCATAATAACACAACTGCACAAGTTGATAGACTTCAATCGTCCAGTTGCAGAAATTGTTGCAAAACAAGTGTATGACAATGCTTGTATTGCAGCTGGGATAGTTGATGATCCAAGGATTATGCTTGACCGCCTAAACAAGCTGGTTGAAAGTGTTGTCAAGTATGCCACTGTACACGACTCTACAAACTGA
- a CDS encoding Clathrin adaptor complex small chain (overlaps_old_locusTagID:BBM_III03630), with the protein MIKFFLMISRRGKVRLAKWFTPISHPEKVKTIKQITSLVLNRNPYQCNFIQWEDYKLIYKRYASLFFISCAEQDDNELLVLEIMHHYVEILDRYFGNVCELDIIYNYQKAYYMIDEILIGGDIHESSKKTVLRIIAAQDAMMEESKGKSAISPVK; encoded by the exons ATGATTAAATTCTTCTTAATGATCAGCAGGCGAGGGAAGGTGAGACTGGCAAAATGGTTCACGCCCATCTCACACCCGGAAAAAGTCAAAACTATAAAGCAAATAACATCTCTAGTACTAAATCGTAATCCATACCAATGTAACTTCATACAATGGGAAGATTACAAACTGATATACAAAAG ATATGCTAGCTTATTTTTCATCTCCTGCGCGGAGCAAGATGATAATGAGTTACTAGTTCTAGAAATTATGCATCACTATGTAGAAATTTTAGATCGATACTTTGGCAATGTTTGCGAATTGgatatcatttataattatcaaaag GCTTACTATATGATCGATGAGATACTTATTGGTGGAGACATTCACGAAAGTAGCAAAAAAACTGTGCTGCGGATAATAGCTGCACAAGATGCAATGATGGAGGAGAGTAAGGGAAAGAGCGCAATTTCCCCAGTGAAATAA